The following coding sequences lie in one Bartonella sp. DGB1 genomic window:
- the rpsI gene encoding 30S ribosomal protein S9 has translation MADQLNSLADLATLNNSDKADHKLTEAPVYVQKLDSYGRAYATGKRKNAIARVWVKPGNGKITVNGKDYTKYFARPVLQMILCQPAVLVDRRTEFDIVATVAGGGLSGQAGAVKHGIAKALTYYEPELRTALKKGGFLTRDSRIVERKKYGKAKARRSFQFSKR, from the coding sequence ATGGCTGACCAATTAAATTCTTTAGCAGATCTTGCAACATTAAATAATTCTGATAAAGCTGATCATAAGCTAACTGAAGCACCCGTCTACGTTCAAAAATTAGATTCTTATGGACGTGCTTACGCAACAGGAAAACGTAAAAATGCTATCGCTCGTGTATGGGTAAAGCCAGGCAATGGTAAAATTACTGTTAACGGTAAAGATTATACTAAATATTTTGCTCGCCCAGTTTTACAAATGATATTATGCCAACCTGCTGTTTTAGTTGACCGTCGCACAGAATTTGATATAGTAGCAACTGTAGCGGGTGGTGGATTATCTGGTCAAGCTGGTGCTGTAAAGCATGGAATAGCAAAAGCACTAACATATTACGAGCCAGAACTACGTACAGCTCTTAAAAAAGGCGGTTTCTTAACTCGTGATAGCCGTATAGTAGAACGTAAAAAGTATGGTAAAGCTAAAGCTCGCCGTTCTTTCCAATTCTCTAAACGATAA
- a CDS encoding glutamate--cysteine ligase, producing the protein MARDITNAQKISNINDLIDYFVEGCKVKSDLKVGTEHEKILFNPDNLTPLPYEGDNGIAVILEKMADKLKWQKIIDNGNLIGLYDPMTMAAISLEPGGQFELSGAPLENIHQTSNELKQHFVNLQQVIQNMQVSILGMGAVPNVCLANLPQMPKSRYNIMRSYMPQVGTRGLNMMHQTCTIQANLDYCSEEDMRNKMQISFKLQPLITAIFAASPFNCAIPNGLLSWRAAIWQDTDNVRCGILPCVFKENFGFEDYINWALDIPMYFILRDNKYHQATDITFRQFINGAMKNKIKDYHANMGDWINHLGTLFPDVRLKQYIEVRGADFGSYEHICALPALWVGLLYDKNSLQQITDLTKDWKLEEILTLRDQVPSRALNVTFRKEKLKDIALKVLNIANLGLEKRSFINNKQQDETIYLQPLYDIVKNGETLANKWRDNYYNEWNLDINKVFNSAYITIP; encoded by the coding sequence ATGGCACGTGACATCACTAACGCACAAAAAATTTCTAATATAAATGATTTAATAGATTATTTTGTTGAGGGTTGTAAGGTTAAATCTGATCTCAAAGTAGGAACAGAACATGAAAAAATCTTATTTAATCCTGATAATTTAACGCCATTACCATATGAAGGTGATAATGGTATTGCTGTTATTTTAGAAAAAATGGCTGATAAGTTAAAGTGGCAAAAAATTATTGATAATGGTAATTTAATTGGCTTATATGATCCTATGACTATGGCGGCTATATCTTTGGAGCCAGGAGGACAGTTTGAATTATCAGGCGCTCCGTTAGAAAATATTCATCAAACCTCGAATGAACTTAAGCAGCATTTTGTTAATTTACAGCAAGTAATACAAAATATGCAGGTGTCTATTTTAGGTATGGGAGCTGTACCTAATGTTTGTTTAGCAAATCTTCCGCAGATGCCTAAAAGTCGTTATAATATTATGCGATCTTATATGCCGCAAGTAGGTACTAGAGGCTTGAATATGATGCATCAAACTTGCACTATTCAAGCTAATTTAGATTATTGTTCTGAAGAAGATATGCGTAATAAGATGCAAATTTCTTTTAAACTGCAACCGTTAATAACTGCTATATTTGCTGCATCGCCTTTTAATTGTGCTATTCCTAACGGTTTATTATCTTGGAGAGCAGCTATCTGGCAGGATACTGATAATGTAAGATGTGGTATTTTACCATGTGTATTCAAGGAAAATTTTGGTTTTGAAGATTATATAAATTGGGCCTTAGATATACCTATGTATTTTATATTGCGTGATAATAAATATCATCAAGCAACAGATATTACTTTTAGGCAATTTATCAATGGAGCGATGAAAAATAAAATAAAAGATTATCACGCTAATATGGGTGATTGGATTAATCATCTAGGCACGTTGTTTCCAGATGTAAGATTAAAACAATATATTGAGGTAAGAGGAGCTGATTTTGGTTCCTATGAGCATATTTGTGCGTTACCGGCATTATGGGTTGGTTTATTATATGATAAAAATTCATTGCAACAAATAACTGACTTAACCAAAGATTGGAAATTGGAAGAAATTCTTACCTTAAGAGATCAAGTGCCTTCACGGGCATTAAATGTCACTTTTAGAAAAGAAAAATTGAAAGACATCGCATTAAAAGTTTTAAATATAGCAAATCTTGGTTTAGAAAAACGTAGTTTTATTAATAATAAACAGCAAGATGAAACTATTTATTTGCAACCATTATATGATATAGTGAAAAATGGTGAAACTTTAGCAAATAAGTGGAGAGATAATTATTATAACGAATGGAATTTAGATATTAATAAAGTATTTAATAGTGCATATATTACTATACCATAG
- the rplM gene encoding 50S ribosomal protein L13, with amino-acid sequence MTTFSQKPAEVVKKWIVIDAEGVVVGRLAAFIANRLRGKHKATFTPHVDDGDNVIIINADKVVFTGKKYTDKIYYWHTGYIGGIKQRTARQLIEGRFPERVIEKAVERMIPRGPLGRRQLKNLRVYAGNTHPHEAQQPELVVFADQNPKNKRDR; translated from the coding sequence ATGACTACTTTCTCTCAGAAGCCTGCAGAAGTCGTAAAAAAATGGATCGTCATCGACGCAGAAGGCGTGGTTGTCGGTCGTTTGGCTGCTTTTATTGCCAATCGACTAAGAGGAAAACATAAAGCAACATTTACTCCACATGTGGATGATGGTGACAATGTCATTATCATTAATGCAGATAAAGTTGTTTTTACCGGCAAAAAATACACTGATAAAATATATTACTGGCACACAGGATATATAGGTGGTATCAAACAAAGAACAGCGAGACAATTAATTGAAGGACGCTTTCCTGAAAGAGTAATCGAAAAAGCTGTAGAACGTATGATACCTCGTGGTCCACTGGGACGTCGTCAACTTAAAAACTTACGAGTTTATGCTGGTAACACACACCCACATGAGGCACAACAACCAGAACTTGTGGTATTCGCTGATCAAAATCCAAAAAATAAGAGGGACCGTTAA
- a CDS encoding 16S rRNA (uracil(1498)-N(3))-methyltransferase, translating into MLQRPFYKLQRLFLDQLIDLEQELIIKDKQYHYLINVLRLKVGDKFLIFNGKQGEYLAEIIEIKKKYLTIKIIQQTNSQPDKIDIIYCFALLKHARLDYMVQKAVEMGANILQPILTQHTQISKVSLDKIRANAIEACEQSGNLNVPLVRELINFDKFLNNWNSEIPLIFCDETCFKENPLQKLIKMPKLKSVALLIGPEGGFSEQERKQLRALPFVISIGLGSRILRADTAAVAALTVIGLTVGDW; encoded by the coding sequence ATGCTACAACGCCCTTTTTATAAGTTACAAAGATTATTTTTAGATCAACTTATTGATCTCGAACAAGAATTAATAATAAAAGATAAACAATATCATTATCTTATTAATGTGTTACGATTAAAAGTAGGTGATAAATTTTTAATCTTTAATGGAAAGCAGGGAGAATATTTAGCAGAAATAATAGAGATTAAAAAAAAATATCTTACTATTAAGATCATTCAACAAACTAATTCACAGCCAGATAAAATAGATATAATATATTGTTTTGCTTTGTTAAAACATGCTCGTTTAGATTATATGGTACAAAAAGCGGTGGAGATGGGGGCTAATATTTTGCAACCTATTCTAACACAACATACTCAAATATCTAAAGTTTCATTAGATAAAATAAGAGCTAATGCCATAGAAGCTTGTGAACAATCAGGTAATTTAAATGTACCTTTAGTTCGTGAGTTAATTAATTTTGATAAATTTTTAAATAATTGGAATAGTGAAATACCATTAATTTTTTGTGATGAGACTTGTTTTAAAGAAAATCCTCTACAAAAATTAATAAAAATGCCTAAATTAAAATCTGTGGCATTATTAATAGGTCCAGAAGGTGGTTTTTCGGAGCAAGAAAGAAAACAATTAAGAGCTTTACCATTTGTTATTTCTATTGGTTTAGGTTCTCGTATTTTGCGTGCTGATACTGCCGCTGTCGCTGCGCTAACAGTGATTGGTTTAACCGTCGGTGATTGGTAA
- a CDS encoding glutamine synthetase family protein: protein MNNIKDIDKKFNVNSDADKYLNSIKGVENWSQAERWLKEKNIEDIECITPDHAGIARGKMMPAKKFVSETSLALPGAVFMTTISGSYPEDSHSFQYPETDGDLKLVPDLSTLSVVPWEDDPTAQVICDLVDQKGQYVEFTPRNVLRRILTMYDDLGLNPVVAPEIEFYLVDKNTDPDYPLRPPIGRSGRIISGGNGYSIAGVNEFDDLIDDIYHFSEAQGLEIDTLIHEEGVGQFEINLRHGDPLKLADQVFLFKRTIREAAFKHNIYATFMAKPIQGQPGSSMHIHQSITDKITGKNIFSDDDGNESNIFFNYLGGLQKHMSSAIVMLAPYVNSYRRLVPDAAAPVNVHWGYDNRTAAFRVPISNANARRIENRIPASDANSYLAIAASLACGLIGIIDKLIPDAPSKTGVNYEDDISFPRGLLEAVAAFEADKRLREILGEQFVPVYAAIKRAEFETFMEVISPWEREFLLLNV from the coding sequence ATGAATAATATAAAAGATATTGACAAAAAATTTAATGTAAATAGTGATGCAGATAAATATCTTAATTCTATCAAAGGGGTAGAGAATTGGTCACAAGCAGAAAGGTGGCTAAAAGAGAAAAATATAGAAGATATTGAGTGTATAACACCTGATCACGCTGGCATCGCTAGGGGTAAAATGATGCCGGCAAAAAAATTTGTTTCTGAAACTTCTCTAGCATTGCCTGGAGCCGTATTTATGACTACTATATCGGGCTCTTATCCAGAAGATAGTCATTCTTTTCAGTATCCAGAAACTGATGGAGATCTTAAATTGGTTCCAGATCTATCTACTTTATCTGTTGTACCTTGGGAGGATGATCCAACAGCACAAGTTATATGTGATTTAGTAGATCAAAAAGGGCAATATGTAGAATTTACTCCGCGTAATGTATTGCGTCGTATTTTAACTATGTATGATGATTTAGGGTTAAATCCAGTAGTGGCGCCAGAGATAGAATTTTATCTAGTTGATAAAAATACTGATCCTGACTATCCGCTTAGACCACCTATTGGTCGTTCTGGGCGTATAATAAGTGGTGGCAATGGATATTCTATAGCTGGGGTTAACGAGTTTGATGATCTTATTGATGATATATATCATTTTTCCGAAGCACAAGGTTTAGAAATTGATACTTTAATTCACGAAGAAGGAGTAGGACAGTTTGAAATAAACCTGCGACATGGAGATCCGCTTAAGTTAGCGGACCAAGTATTTTTATTTAAGCGTACTATTAGAGAGGCTGCTTTTAAACATAATATATATGCTACTTTTATGGCCAAACCTATCCAGGGACAGCCAGGATCGTCAATGCATATTCATCAATCAATAACGGATAAAATTACTGGAAAAAATATTTTTTCAGATGATGATGGTAATGAATCTAATATCTTTTTTAATTATCTTGGTGGTCTACAAAAACATATGTCTTCTGCTATCGTCATGCTAGCACCTTATGTTAATTCTTATAGAAGATTAGTACCAGATGCTGCTGCGCCGGTTAATGTTCATTGGGGTTATGATAATCGCACAGCAGCTTTTAGAGTTCCAATATCTAATGCGAATGCTCGTAGAATAGAAAATAGAATACCAGCTTCAGATGCTAATTCATATTTGGCTATTGCTGCATCTTTAGCTTGTGGATTAATAGGGATTATTGATAAATTAATTCCAGATGCTCCATCAAAAACAGGTGTTAATTATGAAGATGATATATCTTTTCCTAGAGGATTATTAGAGGCGGTAGCTGCTTTTGAAGCTGATAAAAGATTACGGGAAATTTTGGGGGAGCAATTTGTGCCGGTATATGCTGCTATTAAAAGAGCTGAATTTGAAACTTTTATGGAAGTTATTAGTCCATGGGAGCGTGAGTTTTTATTATTGAATGTGTAA
- a CDS encoding NAD(P)/FAD-dependent oxidoreductase — protein MNLNNVWYEATLTRRKNYAALQEDSNCDVAIIGGGFTGVSAAYHLAKAGLNVILLEQCKIGSGASGRNGGQLGTGHRLWLEDLEKAYGFEKTKALFNLAEHAKKHLLNFITDNNLDVDYVNGHISAIHKPRFKSAYQDHIITMQHFGYDKLSFLDKEQLAKHLGSRRYSGGILDKGTGHLNPLKLLLSTAELASSAGAKIYENTYVSNINIVDGKILLKHKNIAVKAEHLLLATNGYTGNLESKSAARVMPIRSYVAATEILDDEFNILSYGESVDDSRFVVRYFKKTPQGNLLFGGKEAYTKNDPKDLAKKMSKQIAEVYPQLKKVKITHAWGGNVAITISRMPYVQQVRHNVYYIGGYSGHGVMLANFFGYLYSKKITKSYDKYFDLIQELKTFPFPGGRYLQNPLLFLAMTWYALLDRI, from the coding sequence ATGAATTTAAATAATGTTTGGTATGAAGCTACTCTTACTAGGCGTAAAAATTATGCTGCTTTACAAGAGGATAGTAATTGTGATGTCGCCATCATAGGAGGTGGTTTTACAGGTGTTTCTGCTGCTTATCATTTGGCTAAGGCCGGTTTAAATGTGATATTGTTAGAACAATGTAAAATAGGATCAGGTGCATCTGGTAGAAATGGCGGACAATTAGGAACAGGACATAGATTGTGGCTAGAAGATTTAGAAAAAGCATATGGTTTTGAAAAAACAAAAGCTTTGTTTAATTTAGCTGAACATGCAAAAAAACATTTATTGAATTTTATAACAGATAATAATTTAGATGTTGATTATGTAAATGGTCATATATCAGCAATACATAAACCTAGGTTTAAAAGCGCTTATCAAGATCATATCATTACAATGCAACATTTTGGTTATGATAAATTGTCATTCTTGGATAAAGAGCAATTAGCGAAACATTTAGGGTCAAGACGTTACTCAGGCGGAATATTAGATAAAGGGACAGGACATTTAAATCCACTAAAATTATTATTATCTACGGCTGAATTAGCTAGTAGTGCCGGAGCAAAAATTTATGAAAATACTTATGTGTCAAATATTAATATAGTAGATGGTAAAATTTTATTAAAGCATAAAAATATTGCGGTAAAAGCCGAGCATTTATTATTAGCTACTAATGGATATACTGGTAATTTAGAATCTAAAAGTGCAGCTAGAGTAATGCCAATTCGTTCTTATGTAGCGGCGACAGAAATATTGGACGATGAATTTAATATATTATCTTATGGTGAATCTGTTGATGATTCTCGATTTGTTGTCAGATATTTCAAAAAAACTCCACAAGGGAATTTATTATTTGGAGGAAAAGAAGCCTATACGAAAAATGACCCTAAGGATTTAGCTAAAAAAATGTCCAAGCAAATAGCTGAGGTTTATCCGCAATTAAAGAAAGTAAAAATAACACATGCATGGGGCGGAAATGTTGCTATTACTATTTCTCGTATGCCCTATGTACAGCAAGTTAGACATAATGTTTATTATATTGGTGGATATTCTGGTCATGGTGTTATGTTAGCAAATTTTTTTGGTTATTTATATAGTAAAAAAATAACTAAAAGTTATGATAAATATTTTGATTTAATACAAGAATTGAAAACATTTCCATTTCCTGGTGGGCGTTACTTACAAAACCCACTGTTGTTTTTAGCAATGACCTGGTATGCTTTATTAGATAGAATTTAA
- the hemA gene encoding 5-aminolevulinate synthase: MNYSEFFDLALAKLHQEKRYRVFINLERQVSKPPYAIWHSSVGEKEVILWCSNDYLGMGFNKQVLNETKSVIDRMGVGAGGTRNISGTHCQIVKLEQEIAALHNKEAALVFSSGYVANDCALSTLGKILPNCVVFSDQKNHASMIEGIKHSGAEKYIFKHNDIVDLEEKLKKISLQQPKIIAFESVYSMDGDIAPIADIIDLAKKYRALTYIDEVHAVGLYGKQGGGYAQKLGLEDKIDIIEGTLAKGFGTFGGYIAASKQIVDLIRSYASAFIFTTALAPHSAAAAYASISYLRNSDIERLKHQEIVEKTKQSLSQAGLPIKKNKSHIIPLIVGNAELCKKVTDELLENYNIYIQPINYPTVTRGEERLRITPTPFHTDEMINDLKIALSDLWEKYNINYQE; the protein is encoded by the coding sequence ATGAATTATAGTGAATTTTTTGATCTTGCTTTAGCAAAATTACATCAAGAGAAACGATATCGTGTGTTTATTAATTTGGAAAGACAAGTTTCTAAACCTCCTTATGCTATTTGGCATTCTAGTGTGGGGGAAAAAGAGGTAATTTTATGGTGTTCTAATGATTATTTAGGGATGGGTTTTAATAAACAAGTTTTAAACGAGACTAAATCTGTTATTGATAGAATGGGTGTAGGGGCAGGCGGTACTAGAAATATTTCAGGAACGCATTGTCAGATTGTAAAATTAGAACAAGAAATAGCTGCATTACATAATAAAGAAGCGGCTTTAGTTTTTTCTTCTGGTTATGTGGCTAATGATTGTGCTTTATCTACTTTGGGTAAGATTTTACCAAATTGCGTGGTTTTTTCTGATCAGAAAAATCATGCCTCAATGATAGAAGGTATTAAACATTCTGGTGCAGAAAAATATATTTTTAAACATAATGATATAGTTGATTTAGAAGAAAAATTAAAAAAAATATCTTTGCAACAACCTAAAATAATAGCTTTTGAATCAGTTTATTCTATGGATGGTGATATCGCTCCAATTGCGGATATTATTGATTTAGCTAAAAAATATCGTGCTTTAACTTATATAGATGAAGTACATGCGGTAGGTCTATATGGTAAACAGGGTGGAGGATATGCTCAAAAATTAGGTTTAGAAGATAAAATTGATATTATTGAAGGAACTCTAGCTAAAGGTTTTGGTACTTTTGGTGGATATATTGCAGCTTCAAAACAGATTGTAGATTTAATACGTTCTTATGCGTCTGCTTTTATTTTTACTACTGCATTAGCACCTCATTCTGCTGCTGCTGCTTATGCTTCTATAAGTTATTTGCGTAATTCTGATATCGAGCGTTTAAAACATCAGGAAATAGTAGAAAAGACTAAACAATCTTTATCACAAGCGGGTTTGCCTATTAAAAAAAATAAAAGTCATATCATACCATTGATAGTAGGAAATGCTGAATTATGTAAAAAAGTAACTGATGAATTATTGGAGAATTATAATATTTATATACAGCCAATAAATTATCCTACCGTAACTAGGGGCGAAGAAAGGTTAAGAATTACTCCTACGCCATTTCATACTGATGAAATGATAAATGATCTTAAGATAGCTTTATCTGATTTATGGGAAAAATATAATATTAATTATCAGGAATGA
- a CDS encoding DUF333 domain-containing protein yields the protein MKSMNLIKKLQRSGFIVGLTIFLIACEKDSNDGKKPNLANPAAEKNLLTLANPAAVHCKDIGGKLYLYTDEDGGQTGYCEIKKGVICEEWELFRSGKCDQISEEKKKRLT from the coding sequence ATGAAATCTATGAATTTAATTAAAAAATTGCAGAGGTCAGGATTTATTGTTGGGCTTACTATTTTTTTGATTGCTTGTGAAAAAGATTCTAACGATGGAAAAAAGCCTAATTTAGCAAATCCAGCAGCTGAAAAAAATTTGCTTACTTTAGCAAATCCTGCTGCAGTTCACTGTAAAGACATTGGTGGTAAATTATATCTTTATACTGATGAAGATGGTGGGCAAACAGGCTATTGTGAGATAAAAAAAGGTGTAATATGTGAAGAGTGGGAGTTGTTTCGTAGTGGAAAATGTGATCAAATTAGTGAAGAGAAAAAAAAGAGATTAACGTAA
- the proC gene encoding pyrroline-5-carboxylate reductase, producing MKKILLIGCGKMGFALLQRWVKYIDPQNIYVVQPSQHSRDKVAELGVHVFSKVDELPELTNIIVVFAVKPQVLLDILPSYKYLITKAIFLTVVAGVTEVVYQQKLGENLALVRVMPNTPSAIGEGVLGYWANDLVAEEDIKIVETLLSYNGYSFLVKNELDLDKVTALSGSGSAYVFYFLEVMIKMAQEYGFNEETAYKIAQNTVKGAVLLSEKSDFSIEELRQQVTSPNGTTQKALEILMHQTHGLFPLLKNTILAAEKRSKELGAAVSNNLNNKL from the coding sequence ATGAAAAAAATTCTGTTAATAGGATGTGGTAAAATGGGCTTTGCTCTTTTGCAAAGGTGGGTAAAATATATTGATCCACAAAATATATACGTGGTACAGCCCTCTCAACATTCTAGAGATAAAGTTGCGGAATTAGGAGTCCATGTATTTTCTAAAGTTGACGAATTACCAGAGTTAACTAACATTATTGTAGTTTTTGCTGTTAAACCACAAGTTTTATTAGATATCTTACCTAGCTATAAATATCTTATTACTAAAGCTATCTTTTTAACCGTAGTTGCTGGAGTGACGGAAGTTGTTTATCAACAAAAATTAGGGGAAAATCTAGCCTTAGTTAGAGTTATGCCTAACACACCTTCTGCTATAGGGGAAGGTGTGTTAGGCTATTGGGCAAATGATTTAGTAGCGGAGGAGGATATTAAGATAGTAGAAACATTACTATCTTATAATGGATATAGCTTCTTGGTAAAAAATGAATTAGATTTAGATAAAGTAACAGCTTTATCAGGGTCAGGCTCTGCTTATGTATTTTATTTTTTAGAAGTTATGATAAAAATGGCGCAAGAATATGGTTTTAATGAAGAAACAGCTTATAAAATAGCGCAAAATACTGTAAAAGGAGCCGTTTTGCTTAGTGAGAAAAGTGACTTTTCTATCGAGGAATTACGTCAACAGGTCACTAGCCCAAACGGAACAACACAAAAAGCCTTGGAAATATTAATGCATCAAACTCATGGTTTATTTCCTTTACTAAAAAATACTATCTTAGCTGCAGAAAAAAGATCGAAAGAATTAGGTGCCGCTGTCAGCAATAATTTGAATAATAAGTTATAG
- the folD gene encoding bifunctional methylenetetrahydrofolate dehydrogenase/methenyltetrahydrofolate cyclohydrolase FolD translates to MAEIIDGKKLANKLTKAMMQETEYLKKKYSTTPGLAVIILGNDPASQIYVNSKSKKAQQLGFLSIQKNLPENTSQAELVSLIKQLNNDPNIHGILVQLPLPKHIDPNIIIQTINADKDVDAFNNINVGKYVTNDNSGFIPCTPAGILLMIQQILGDNLAGYNALVVGRSNIVGKPMANLLINHNATVTIAHRYTKNLPDLCKTADILIVAVGKAHLIKANWVKENSIVIDVGINRINENGISKLVGDVDFNNVKQVAKAITPVPGGVGPMTIAMLMANTLNSTRLSLSLDKIDWQKQLNLNSI, encoded by the coding sequence ATGGCTGAGATTATTGATGGCAAAAAATTAGCAAATAAACTAACAAAAGCTATGATGCAAGAGACTGAATATCTTAAAAAAAAATATTCTACCACGCCTGGGTTAGCAGTTATTATTTTGGGTAATGACCCAGCCAGTCAAATATATGTTAACTCTAAAAGCAAAAAAGCTCAACAATTAGGCTTTTTATCTATACAAAAAAATTTACCAGAAAACACCTCTCAAGCAGAATTAGTAAGTTTAATTAAACAATTAAATAATGATCCTAATATACATGGTATATTAGTCCAACTTCCGCTGCCAAAACATATAGATCCTAATATAATTATTCAAACTATTAATGCAGATAAAGACGTAGATGCTTTTAATAATATTAACGTTGGTAAATATGTAACAAATGATAATAGTGGATTTATCCCTTGTACACCCGCAGGTATTTTATTAATGATTCAACAAATATTAGGAGATAATCTTGCAGGTTATAATGCTTTAGTTGTGGGTAGATCCAATATTGTCGGCAAGCCTATGGCAAATCTATTAATTAATCATAATGCCACCGTAACAATAGCTCATCGTTATACTAAAAACTTACCAGATTTATGCAAAACAGCAGATATTTTAATAGTAGCAGTAGGTAAAGCTCACCTAATAAAAGCTAATTGGGTTAAAGAAAATTCTATAGTTATAGATGTAGGAATTAATAGAATTAATGAAAATGGAATTAGCAAACTAGTAGGTGATGTGGATTTTAATAATGTAAAACAAGTTGCAAAGGCTATCACTCCTGTACCGGGCGGCGTTGGTCCGATGACAATCGCTATGCTTATGGCTAACACCTTAAATTCTACTAGACTTAGCTTATCTCTTGATAAAATTGACTGGCAAAAACAACTGAACTTAAATTCTATCTAA
- the argC gene encoding N-acetyl-gamma-glutamyl-phosphate reductase yields the protein MAIKVFIDGEYGTTGLQIHQRLAEQNNIKLISIDFQDRHNITAKKAILDKVDVAILCLPDQAAVETVKLLSDNDHIRIIDASTAHRTNNNWIYGFAEMCRDQKKLIQEAKFISNPGCYATGAIALIRPLTENNIIPANFPFNIHAVSGYTGGGKELIKEMQLDNHLNYFTYNMHGGHKHLPEITKYSLLKNTPIFTPSVGSFPQGMLVCISLNLAMLETNYNVSLIKEIYTSHYANQNFISIATDDEINNISRLNPADFINRDDLKIYIFPQKDQQQILLVAQLDNLGKGAAGAAVQNLELMFNH from the coding sequence ATGGCTATAAAAGTTTTTATCGATGGTGAATATGGCACCACAGGATTACAAATACACCAACGTTTAGCCGAGCAAAATAATATTAAATTAATCTCAATAGATTTTCAAGATCGCCATAATATTACCGCTAAGAAAGCTATATTAGATAAGGTTGATGTAGCTATTCTATGTTTACCTGATCAAGCTGCAGTTGAAACCGTAAAGTTATTAAGTGATAATGATCATATCAGAATAATTGATGCCTCTACAGCTCATAGAACTAACAATAATTGGATCTATGGTTTTGCGGAAATGTGTCGAGATCAAAAGAAATTAATTCAAGAAGCTAAATTTATTTCTAACCCCGGTTGTTATGCTACAGGGGCTATTGCTCTTATTCGTCCATTAACGGAAAATAATATTATTCCCGCTAATTTTCCATTTAATATACATGCTGTTTCTGGTTATACCGGCGGAGGAAAAGAACTAATAAAAGAAATGCAATTAGATAACCATCTTAATTATTTTACCTATAATATGCATGGCGGGCATAAGCATTTACCTGAAATAACTAAATATTCTTTATTAAAAAATACCCCTATCTTTACACCTAGCGTAGGATCTTTTCCTCAAGGAATGCTTGTGTGTATTAGCTTAAATCTAGCTATGCTAGAAACAAACTATAATGTATCTTTGATAAAAGAAATATATACCTCTCACTACGCTAATCAAAATTTTATTTCTATAGCCACAGATGATGAAATCAACAATATTTCTCGTCTTAATCCAGCGGACTTCATTAATAGAGATGATCTAAAAATTTATATTTTCCCGCAGAAAGATCAACAACAAATTCTATTAGTTGCACAATTAGATAATTTAGGTAAAGGCGCTGCCGGCGCAGCTGTACAAAATCTAGAATTAATGTTTAACCATTAG